The genomic stretch GTCAATAAAGATAGAAATATTTTTGAATCTTGGTGAGTATTTCAAATGAAATCAGGCCCAGTTAAAATGGTACAGTTTACAGCATCAGATCTAAAATATCTCTGTTGCTGGTTTTGCATGGTCAGACCGGATAGTCCAGATTTTATTCTCCCATCCAGGCAATACCATGTATCAATGCAAATTATACCAAGTTAGCTCATAATTAGTGATACCTctacttaaagcaaacccgagGGGAGTTGAAAAGTTTGATACctacctaagaaaagggaagctTCACGCCTTCACGCCTTCACAGTAGCATGGTGCCACTCGTGGACaagtggctttggcttactgtgcAGATGGGGCAGTACTCGGGCAAGTGCAGTATGGCCAGGTTCATACATAGTGGGGAGTGTGGCCAGAAGAGCACATTCGACAAGCTGTTGTCCGATATGTTCAGAAGGTCTGTTCGTGGCAATGGTGGGGGTGAGGTGGACATGGGAATACTGTGGgttatccagatgcttccctcaaCCTCATTACATTTCTAAACTTTGTACAGAAACTGATATATCTGATAAATATAAGCTTATTATATGTATTTGTAACTGGCATTTCCACGTATTTATACTGAATAAAGCTGGTGAAAGTGAAAGTTAACTGAAATTATCTCTAGAACCTCCTTACTGGTCTGAAAAGCCATCTATCACACTAACAACCAATAGAGAAGCTTGCGAATTAGAAAGGGTGTGGTTAATGTCAATTTTTAGTGGACACTAGAGACCAATATATCTGGAACTGCTTGTTATTCTGATATGCAGTTTTCACTTTCGGTTTGGGTAACCACATTTATGACAGGTGTGCTTTGAAAGTACAAACACCACATGCAAATGCTTTATGCTGCCTGCAACCCAATGGAGatgttaaagtatacctgagatgggcacactaaaaaaagtatacttacccagggcttcctccagccccaggagCACTAATGCATCCCTCGCCATCCTTCGGAGTGCCTCCATTTGCCTGGTGTtggtcccggtaatctggctcagttgcaCCAGTCAGCtcatctgcgcatgtgcaggtaagtataaaatcttttagtgTGCCCATCTCAGGCTTACTTTAAGATTAGTCTTCATTCAAGAAAGCtgcctggttcactttaaacaaattGCATGGGTAAACTCACCTGCAAATCCTCATTTTTCCTTTCTGTGTAATTTGACatgaaaattatatatactttacTGTTTTCTACTGGCAgaaccaccaaaaaaaaaaattaatttacgGTACATTTGTTGTATTTTTCTACGTGGGAGATAAAATGTAAATCAGAGGATTCAATAAAAGCTAAAATATTCTTATAATTATAAGCATCCTTTTATAAAATTTGGCCTCTCCTGACAACTGTTGTTCATTTTTTCATTATTTGTACAATAATCCATTTTTTTACTCTGTGAGCGCATAATACCTGTAATCCTGATACACAATTACCTTGAGTCACTCAAAACTAATCAtcatgtaataaaaataaaaaaactaaataagTAGGCTTTTCTTTAGACTACTGCACATAGTTTATTCATAAGCAAAATGGACATTGTTGTATTTTCTTGTGCTGTTTTTGTCTGTTTCCAGTATcaatcaggttttagggtctttttttaactatttttatgaaataaaatttattttggCCACTGTTGCTATAAAGAAAAACAGTTTCTTGTAATACTGCCGCATTTTTTGTGAGCGGAGAAGTAGAGCAGTGAGAATCTCTAGCTGATGATAACATACGACAACTTTGTTTGAGGTTATCGCTTGACAGGTCAGATAGTCATTATTTCAGGGGCAGGTTCATGCATCTTGTGTTATGACATTCTTGAGTGCTTAAGAGCACTTGTTTTTTTACGAAAGTGAAGCTGGAATCACCCAATCCTTTTAATCCACAGGAATATGGTTGCTTTGCCATTCAAGCAGACCCTCAGATCTAGAGAATTTAAACTTCATCTTCCTACAGAAACCTGCTTTCTGACCTCCCTGTTAGTATGTCCCTCAACCAAAGTAGGGATGTTCATTCTGAAAGTTATAATCTGGACACACCTTCTGAACCAGCTTGTAGTCAATGCTGTAGAAGGAGATAAAGATGCAAATGACCTTAAAGGGTTTAGCACAAAGCCACGCAGCATGACTCTGAGTATGCTCCATGTAGCAGTTTTTGGCTGGATCATAGAGGCAGGGTTTGTTCTTCAAGGCTTTGTTGGTGTTTTCATATTCCACCCTACAGTTGAAAGTTTTAGTTTCTCTTGTGTCCAAGGTAGATTGCTGTAGTAGATCAAACTCCACCACCTTTGTCGGTGGAACAATACTGACAGACACATTTCCAAGGCTGGAGGAGTTATGCCGAAAGTAGACGCTGAACGTTCCATTTATGTGGTCAACAATTTTACCAGTCACCAGCAGACTGAACTTAACAGTTTTGATGTTAAAATAGAAATCACCCCATCCAAAGATCTTCTTGGTTCTCCCAGTTTTCAAGGAGGGCTTGCGTTTAGCTCTTTGGCCAGTGAGCAGAGTCTGGTTCTTACTCCACTCCCAAGGAGTCATAGGAGATTGCATTGGAGTTTTTGCTGGCTTGAATGGATCACTGGGGAAAACCCTAGATGGTTGTAGTGAATGAGGCTTGCTGGCACCATATGGTCCATTCTTCGCCATTCCTGTAGCTCCTAAATCCATGTATCCTAATGTTTTTGTCATGTGGCCTTCTAAACAAAGGACCTGGAAAGACAAGTTAAATGGATTAATCAATCGAAAAGGAATTTGATAAATGATAAATTAAATGataaattattttttaatgtattgtACAGTGGGCATGTGTATGCAACTACCATATTTTTCACTCCATAAGACGCAAAAAAATGTTCTACTCAAAAGCAAGGGGAAAGAGTCTGTGCACCTTATGGACTGAATAATACATATTCAGCCTGG from Hyperolius riggenbachi isolate aHypRig1 chromosome 2, aHypRig1.pri, whole genome shotgun sequence encodes the following:
- the NXPH4 gene encoding neurexophilin-4 gives rise to the protein MDLLTWAFAFFCQWILHKVLCLEGHMTKTLGYMDLGATGMAKNGPYGASKPHSLQPSRVFPSDPFKPAKTPMQSPMTPWEWSKNQTLLTGQRAKRKPSLKTGRTKKIFGWGDFYFNIKTVKFSLLVTGKIVDHINGTFSVYFRHNSSSLGNVSVSIVPPTKVVEFDLLQQSTLDTRETKTFNCRVEYENTNKALKNKPCLYDPAKNCYMEHTQSHAAWLCAKPFKVICIFISFYSIDYKLVQKVCPDYNFQNEHPYFG